The Anopheles merus strain MAF chromosome 2L, AmerM5.1, whole genome shotgun sequence genome has a segment encoding these proteins:
- the LOC121592692 gene encoding protein fem-1 homolog B, translating into MTKESEDLEREKETLRERAMMRVYYAAKEGFCTQLLALLSEIKDEEERRAIVNQEFYEDDHQVYTPLIVATLNGHLEVVHILLELAEPDLEKEGCVKVHGELTDGATALWVAAGVGRRNIVKMLLQHGAQVDHCTKKGSTPLRAACFEGRLDVIQYLIEHGANVCTANMYNNTCVMIAAYKNYTDVLQYLLEKGAKVNEQAQCGASALYYAAECGHVEVCEILLDNGAVLSRNTFGLTPALAAAERTREAVVQVFLQRPGLLTKVERIEVMELLGASYANDKDNYSLVKAFHYLLSAMELRYEDPDNIIRKPFFEPVPAYEHWVECQTLQDLLAIRYNHNSLHMESLTIRERILGQNPEVAHAIVFRGAICADNGRFDRCESLWLHALRLRQQNGLQVQRDLLRFVQLFSQEYSINETIRFDSVIAVLGACVDELRYNQQKMANPGLREDLEAVADNYEMNIVTVLYLITIITKLLRKEQFVRTEEQTLQMYQMVYQLNLMMVRLRDDQTLLHLAVNGVTPVDDFHTDDVCRFPCADTVRLLLKCGASVDVVDNDRNTPLHTLTSTLQSAVLRMPDANVKTVVKEITEMLIEAGIHLDAVNADGLKASQVCVQSCVAAFIKSYETRAINLRCLAARVIAQHRIPYRKLIPRQLEAFVQLHCTPKS; encoded by the exons GAATTCTACGAAGACGATCACCAGGTGTATACGCCCCTGATCGTGGCGACGCTGAACGGCCACCTGGAGGTGGTGCACATCCTGCTCGAGCTGGCCGAACCGGACCTCGAGAAGGAGGGCTGCGTGAAGGTGCACGGCGAGCTGACCGATGGTGCCACCGCACTGTGGGTAgcggccggcgttggccgccGTAACATCGTCAAGATGCTGCTCCAGCACGGTGCGCAGGTCGACCACTGTACGAAGAAGGGCTCGACACCGCTGCGGGCCGCTTGCTTCGAGGGACGGTTGGATGTGATCCAGTATTTGATCGAGCACGGTGCGAACGTTTGTACGGCGAACATGTACAACAATACGTGTGTGATGATTGCGGCGTACAAGAACTACACCGATGTGCTGCAGTATCTGCTCGAGAAGGGAGCGAAGGTGAACGAGCAGGCGCAGTGCGGTGCATCGGCCCTTTACTATGCGGCCGAATGTGGCCACGTGGAGGTGTGCGAGATACTGCTGGACAATGGGGCCGTACTGTCGCGGAACACGTTCGGTTTGACGCCGGCACTGGCAGCTGCCGAGCGAACGCGCGAGGCAGTGGTACAGGTGTTTCTGCAGCGTCCCGGACTGCTCACCAAGGTGGAGCGTATCGAGGTGATGGAGCTGCTCGGTGCGTCGTACGCGAACGATAAGGATAACTACAGCTTGGTGAAAGCCTTCCACTATCTACTTTCGGCAATGGAGCTTAG ATACGAAGATCCGGACAACATCATCCGCAAGCCATTCTTTGAGCCCGTTCCCGCCTACGAGCACTGGGTCGAGTGTCAGACGCTGCAGGATCTGCTCGCCATCCGCTACAATCACAACTCGCTGCACATGGAATCGCTTACGATCCGTGAGCGCATTCTCGGTCAAAACCCGGAGGTAGCACACGCCATCGTCTTCCGCGGTGCAATCTGTGCCGACAATGGGCGGTTCGATCGGTGTGAAAGCCTCTGGCTGCATGCGCTTCGTCTGCGCCAACAGAACGGGCTGCAGGTGCAGCGCGATCTGCTCCGCTTCGTGCAACTGTTCTCGCAAGAGTATTCGATCAACGAAACGATACGATTCGACAGTGTGATCGCGGTGCTCGGTGCGTGTGTCGATGAGCTGCGCTACAATCAGCAAAAGATGGCCAACCCTGGCCTGCGGGAAGATCTGGAAGCGGTGGCGGATAATTATGAGATGAATATCGTGACGGTGCTGTACCTGATTACGATCATTACGAAGCTGCTGCGCAAGGAGCAGTTCGTACGAACGGAGGAGCAGACGTTGCAGATGTACCAGATGGTGTACCAGCTAAACTTGATGATGGTGCGCTTGAGGGATGATCAAACGTTGCTGCATCTAGCGGTGAACGGTGTTACGCCGGTGGATGACTTTCACACTGATGACGTTTGCAG attCCCCTGTGCGGACACCGTTAGGCTGCTGCTGAAATGTGGTGCTTCTGTCGATGTGGTCGACAATGATCGAAATACGCCTTTACACACGCTAACTTCAACT CTACAATCGGCTGTGTTGCGTATGCCAGACGCGAATGTAAAAACGGTAGTGAAAGAAATCACGGAAATGTTAATAGAAGCTGGCATTCATCTCGATGCGGTTAACGCGGACGGGTTGAAAGCATCgcaagtgtgtgtgcaaa GCTGTGTTGCCGCCTTCATCAAAAGCTACGAAACACGTGCCATCAATCTGCGCTGCCTTGCGGCACGCGTGATCGCGCAGCATCGAATCCCGTACCGGAAGCTAATACCACGCCAACTGGAAGCCTTTGTACAGCTGCACTGTACACCGAAAAGCTAA